A stretch of Ipomoea triloba cultivar NCNSP0323 chromosome 13, ASM357664v1 DNA encodes these proteins:
- the LOC116001784 gene encoding uncharacterized protein LOC116001784 isoform X1, with translation MAPICSQVSSATDFHRIKSPKLDEAAETKDSSKSAIRSETGTGFDDDSSDYEFGALSPQEVEELDGLCDFALSLCETQHVSSVTESDHRKPKLDYGDKDEAAEKESLKSAKRWETGAGFDDDSSDDFGYNDEPAETNDTSKSAIQGETGTIFDGNSSDEDMGLMPCPLEIGEAVELSDFALSLYETQHPGDCWKFESLHGGYRWDEWLLSTDHYHLEFFGKKADCKSIRNFVVDVICCRFGAHEKLTVHQCVLLKDDEVEPMDENIKEKVSMETGRIFQLSHEELQKDYEKIVEFCKSALTYYEELHSGEAYEFVEIQTARRSIIRGIFIFHAKKKADATLATFKAYTHHRVLRTDIDVLGSFTQCRCRRL, from the exons ATGGCCCCAATCTGCTCCCAGGTGTCCTCCGCCACCGATTTTCACCGTATAAAATCGCCGAAACTGGATGAGGCGGCGGAGACGAAAGACTCTTCGAAATCCGCTATACGATCGGAGACGGGTACCGGATTTGATGACGACTCTAGTGATTACGAATTT GGTGCTCTGAGCCCTCAAGAAGTTGAGGAACTGGATGGACTGTGCGACTTTGCTCTTTCTCTTTGTGAGACTCAACAT GTCTCTTCCGTCACTGAGTCCGACCATAGAAAACCGAAACTGGATTACGGAGATAAAGATGAGGCGGCGGAGAAGGAGTCTTTGAAGTCCGCTAAACGATGGGAGACAGGTGCTGGATTTGATGACGACTCTAGTGATGACTTT GGTTATAATGATGAGCCGGCAGAGACGAACGACACTTCAAAGTCTGCTATACAAGGGGAGACAGGTACCATATTTGATGGCAACTCTAGTGATGAAGACATG GGTCTCATGCCTTGCCCTCTAGAAATTGGAGAAGCGGTTGAACTGTCCGATTTTGCACTTTCTCTTTATGAGACACAACAT CCAGGAGATTGTTGGAAGTTTGAGAGCTTGCATGGGGGGTACCGGTGGGACGAGTGGCTTCTTTCTACCGATCATTATCACCTTGAATTTTTTGGCAAAAAGGCAGATTGTAAATCTATACGAAATTTTGTGGTGGATGTCATTTGTTGTCGTTTTGGGGCACATGAAAAATTAACAGTACACCAATGTGTCTTGCTGAAAGATGATGAGGTGGAGCCGATGGATGAAAAT aTTAAGGAGAAGGTGAGCATGGAGACTGGCCGAATTTTCCAACTTTCACATGAAGAGCTCCAGAAAGATTATGAAAAAATTGTTGAATTCTGCAAATCTGCCCTCACTTACTATGAGGAGCTCCAT TCCGGAGAAGCTTATGAGTTTGTGGAGATACAGACGGCGAGACGCTCTATCATTAGAGGCATTTTTATATTTCATGCGAAAAAGAAGGCCGATGCTACTCTTGCAACCTTTAAAGCTTATACTCATCATCGCGTTCTACGTACAGACATAGACGTCTTGGGCTCTTTTACGCAATGTCGTTGCAGAAGACTCTAA
- the LOC116001784 gene encoding uncharacterized protein LOC116001784 isoform X2 — protein sequence MAAIWSQVSSVTESDHRKPKLDYGDKDEAAEKESLKSAKRWETGAGFDDDSSDDFGYNDEPAETNDTSKSAIQGETGTIFDGNSSDEDMGLMPCPLEIGEAVELSDFALSLYETQHPGDCWKFESLHGGYRWDEWLLSTDHYHLEFFGKKADCKSIRNFVVDVICCRFGAHEKLTVHQCVLLKDDEVEPMDENIKEKVSMETGRIFQLSHEELQKDYEKIVEFCKSALTYYEELHSGEAYEFVEIQTARRSIIRGIFIFHAKKKADATLATFKAYTHHRVLRTDIDVLGSFTQCRCRRL from the exons ATGGCTGCAATCTGGTCCCAGGTCTCTTCCGTCACTGAGTCCGACCATAGAAAACCGAAACTGGATTACGGAGATAAAGATGAGGCGGCGGAGAAGGAGTCTTTGAAGTCCGCTAAACGATGGGAGACAGGTGCTGGATTTGATGACGACTCTAGTGATGACTTT GGTTATAATGATGAGCCGGCAGAGACGAACGACACTTCAAAGTCTGCTATACAAGGGGAGACAGGTACCATATTTGATGGCAACTCTAGTGATGAAGACATG GGTCTCATGCCTTGCCCTCTAGAAATTGGAGAAGCGGTTGAACTGTCCGATTTTGCACTTTCTCTTTATGAGACACAACAT CCAGGAGATTGTTGGAAGTTTGAGAGCTTGCATGGGGGGTACCGGTGGGACGAGTGGCTTCTTTCTACCGATCATTATCACCTTGAATTTTTTGGCAAAAAGGCAGATTGTAAATCTATACGAAATTTTGTGGTGGATGTCATTTGTTGTCGTTTTGGGGCACATGAAAAATTAACAGTACACCAATGTGTCTTGCTGAAAGATGATGAGGTGGAGCCGATGGATGAAAAT aTTAAGGAGAAGGTGAGCATGGAGACTGGCCGAATTTTCCAACTTTCACATGAAGAGCTCCAGAAAGATTATGAAAAAATTGTTGAATTCTGCAAATCTGCCCTCACTTACTATGAGGAGCTCCAT TCCGGAGAAGCTTATGAGTTTGTGGAGATACAGACGGCGAGACGCTCTATCATTAGAGGCATTTTTATATTTCATGCGAAAAAGAAGGCCGATGCTACTCTTGCAACCTTTAAAGCTTATACTCATCATCGCGTTCTACGTACAGACATAGACGTCTTGGGCTCTTTTACGCAATGTCGTTGCAGAAGACTCTAA